The Roseimicrobium gellanilyticum genome includes a region encoding these proteins:
- a CDS encoding EF-hand domain-containing protein yields the protein MKLPLTWLALLLATIVLLPACSSVRTSTESDRDLFLEADKNKDGQLTLAEVNAMGLPRVFNHFDKNRDGTVTMEEARAVDPDFEEHHFSERDLNRDGKVSFEEYIQVAKKRGGLKKHFAVVDANSDGAINQAEANAYVEKLEAETTANVTE from the coding sequence ATGAAACTACCGCTGACATGGCTGGCTTTGTTGCTGGCAACCATCGTGCTGCTGCCCGCGTGCAGCAGCGTCAGAACTTCGACTGAGAGTGACAGGGATCTGTTCCTTGAGGCCGACAAGAACAAGGACGGTCAACTCACGCTGGCAGAAGTGAATGCCATGGGGTTGCCGCGAGTCTTCAACCACTTTGACAAGAACCGTGATGGCACGGTGACCATGGAGGAAGCACGCGCTGTAGATCCTGACTTCGAGGAACATCACTTTTCCGAACGTGACCTCAATCGCGACGGCAAAGTCTCCTTTGAGGAATACATCCAGGTGGCGAAGAAGCGAGGAGGATTGAAGAAGCACTTCGCCGTGGTGGATGCCAATAGCGATGGTGCCATCAATCAGGCGGAGGCGAATGCCTACGTGGAGAAGCTGGAAGCCGAGACCACGGCGAATGTCACCGAGTGA
- a CDS encoding glycine zipper domain-containing protein: MKTSTWIRLLGALLILIECVSCVAPHPSPVVRGRRRGGVAGAAIGGAVNGWEGAAAGALIGGTVGGMTGRARRSYYTGTPYYAPARSPYGMGYY, translated from the coding sequence ATGAAGACAAGCACATGGATCCGGCTCCTGGGAGCCCTGTTGATTCTCATCGAATGCGTGAGTTGTGTGGCGCCGCACCCGAGTCCGGTGGTGCGGGGTCGTCGTCGCGGTGGCGTGGCTGGCGCCGCCATCGGGGGTGCAGTGAATGGATGGGAAGGCGCCGCTGCGGGCGCGCTCATTGGCGGCACCGTGGGTGGCATGACTGGCAGGGCACGGAGGTCCTACTACACAGGCACGCCCTATTATGCGCCAGCACGGAGTCCGTATGGCATGGGGTACTACTGA
- a CDS encoding GDSL-type esterase/lipase family protein — translation MKVLLQLSTTLIAGLLAVPSLAKEPGILLRNGDMEEGDSVPAGWIGKFGQCEVRKDTLWYHGGKASMVVDRSAMTDNGRGCIHQMILLREPPKEANPAVVSSATPSEAKAPITPPGPLKIKVSGWLRTGVDAKATFAAHFFDDKHGFSELVPIAHVEKFQDWQQAQAEIDVPPQATRVALSLYLEGKSRAWLDDVAITVTPESSVKEIAALNVVSAPKSPKEPGDVTKVPTTAVPGYYPEQPHAWQAFHESFVRRARQGGIDVLFLGDSITQGWSTTGEDPWEKHFAPFKAANFGLGGDKTGNVLWRIENGELEGISPKVVVLMIGMNNLWDGKNTSTDIVTGIRTIVDKLRAKLPQSKVLILGLPPSGADPMGLDRVRIAQVNTEAAGIGNGAEVRFLDLFPRFLTRNGTLVPGAYAPDNVHLTAQGYAILAEELRPWVEQMMK, via the coding sequence ATGAAGGTCCTGCTCCAGCTCAGCACGACCCTGATCGCGGGCTTGCTCGCAGTCCCCAGCCTCGCCAAGGAGCCCGGAATCCTGCTGCGCAATGGGGACATGGAGGAAGGCGATTCCGTACCTGCAGGCTGGATAGGCAAGTTCGGCCAGTGTGAGGTCAGGAAGGACACGTTGTGGTACCACGGGGGGAAAGCCAGCATGGTGGTGGACCGCAGCGCGATGACCGACAATGGCCGGGGCTGCATCCACCAGATGATTTTGCTGCGCGAACCACCGAAAGAGGCCAACCCGGCGGTCGTCTCGTCCGCAACACCCTCCGAGGCGAAGGCCCCAATCACCCCACCCGGGCCGCTGAAGATCAAAGTCAGTGGTTGGTTGAGGACCGGTGTGGACGCGAAGGCGACCTTTGCGGCCCATTTCTTCGACGACAAGCATGGCTTCAGCGAGCTCGTTCCCATTGCTCATGTGGAGAAGTTTCAGGACTGGCAGCAGGCCCAGGCCGAAATCGATGTGCCCCCACAAGCGACCCGTGTGGCCCTCTCCCTGTATCTGGAAGGAAAGAGCCGTGCGTGGCTGGATGATGTAGCCATCACCGTCACCCCGGAGAGTTCCGTCAAAGAAATCGCAGCCCTCAATGTGGTGTCCGCGCCGAAATCTCCGAAGGAGCCCGGTGACGTGACGAAGGTGCCCACCACAGCGGTGCCTGGCTACTACCCGGAGCAGCCCCATGCATGGCAGGCCTTTCACGAGTCCTTTGTGAGACGTGCCAGGCAGGGCGGCATTGATGTCCTCTTCCTCGGCGACTCCATCACCCAGGGCTGGAGCACCACAGGTGAGGACCCGTGGGAAAAGCACTTCGCTCCCTTCAAGGCGGCGAACTTCGGCCTCGGCGGCGACAAAACGGGCAATGTGCTCTGGCGCATCGAAAACGGTGAACTGGAAGGTATCTCGCCCAAGGTGGTGGTGCTCATGATCGGCATGAACAACCTGTGGGATGGGAAGAACACCTCGACGGACATTGTCACGGGCATCCGCACGATTGTGGACAAGCTTCGGGCGAAGCTTCCGCAGTCCAAGGTGCTCATCCTCGGCTTACCACCCTCGGGAGCCGACCCCATGGGACTCGACCGGGTCCGCATTGCCCAAGTGAATACTGAGGCTGCCGGGATTGGAAATGGTGCAGAAGTTCGCTTCCTCGATCTCTTTCCGCGATTCCTGACTCGCAACGGAACACTGGTCCCGGGAGCTTACGCACCGGACAATGTGCACCTCACAGCCCAAGGCTACGCCATCCTCGCGGAAGAGCTGAGGCCTTGGGTGGAGCAGATGATGAAGTGA
- a CDS encoding hydroxypyruvate isomerase family protein, with the protein MSTSPIPRRTFLQTATATASATAAMAAGLFHRLEAADAASGLKGHINHSACKWCYPKVALDDLCRAGKEMGLTSIDLVDPPDFDTLKKHGLTSAMISFPTIEGPGGEKVGSIPHGFNNPAYHDLLVKAYEPHLKASADFGAKHVICFSGNRNGMDEETGIKNCVAGLKKVLPIAEKHGITLVMELLNSKVNHKDYMCDKSAWGVELCKQLGSPNFKLLYDIYHMQIMEGDVIATIKRDNQYFAHYHTGGVPGRHEIDETQELYYPAIMKAIVDTGYKGHVAQEFIPARPDALASLKQAVGICDV; encoded by the coding sequence ATGAGCACCTCCCCCATTCCCCGCCGTACTTTCCTCCAGACCGCCACGGCTACGGCAAGCGCCACTGCAGCCATGGCCGCCGGTCTCTTCCACCGTCTCGAAGCTGCAGATGCCGCTTCCGGATTGAAGGGCCACATCAACCACTCCGCGTGCAAGTGGTGCTATCCCAAAGTGGCGCTCGATGACCTCTGCCGCGCGGGCAAGGAGATGGGGCTTACCTCGATCGATCTCGTGGACCCGCCGGACTTCGACACGCTGAAGAAGCATGGTCTCACGAGCGCCATGATCAGCTTCCCCACCATCGAGGGCCCCGGCGGCGAAAAGGTGGGCAGCATTCCCCATGGCTTCAACAATCCCGCGTACCACGACCTGCTCGTGAAAGCGTATGAACCGCATCTGAAGGCCAGCGCGGACTTCGGCGCGAAGCATGTGATCTGCTTCTCCGGCAATCGCAATGGCATGGATGAGGAGACCGGCATCAAGAACTGTGTCGCAGGTCTCAAGAAGGTTCTCCCCATCGCGGAGAAACACGGCATCACCCTGGTGATGGAACTGCTCAACAGCAAGGTGAACCACAAGGACTACATGTGCGACAAGAGCGCGTGGGGCGTGGAACTCTGCAAGCAACTCGGCTCGCCGAACTTCAAGCTGCTCTACGACATCTACCACATGCAGATCATGGAGGGCGATGTGATTGCCACCATCAAGCGGGACAATCAATACTTCGCCCACTACCACACCGGTGGCGTGCCAGGACGTCATGAAATCGATGAGACGCAGGAGCTCTACTATCCCGCGATCATGAAGGCGATTGTGGATACCGGTTACAAAGGCCATGTCGCGCAGGAGTTCATCCCTGCACGTCCCGACGCCCTCGCCTCGCTGAAGCAGGCCGTGGGTATTTGTGATGTCTGA
- a CDS encoding L,D-transpeptidase family protein — protein sequence MPPSVSPIPRSLQYLWLGFFVLIACSGVVAAVYKTMQNPRITEVRERVSPTLKTQLATDGLALGNPAFIRIVKEERELELWMKPKGATEYKMWKKWPVVAMSGQLGPKQKEGDFQAPEGFYSTNAGLLNPASKYHLSFNIGYPNEFDRAHGRTGAFLMVHGNQVSLGCFAMTDPVIEEIYLIVESAIHAGQKEVPVHVYPFRMTEERMLQAETDESEWLGFWKDLREAWVKFEEKKTLPKVKVDATEKRYVVME from the coding sequence ATGCCGCCTTCGGTCTCACCCATTCCGCGCTCGCTTCAATACCTCTGGCTGGGATTCTTCGTCCTCATCGCTTGCAGTGGCGTGGTGGCTGCGGTTTACAAGACCATGCAGAATCCCCGCATCACGGAAGTGCGCGAACGGGTGTCTCCCACACTGAAGACCCAGCTCGCCACCGACGGCCTGGCGCTGGGGAATCCCGCCTTCATCCGTATCGTGAAGGAGGAGCGTGAGCTCGAGTTGTGGATGAAACCCAAGGGGGCCACGGAATACAAGATGTGGAAGAAGTGGCCCGTGGTCGCGATGTCCGGGCAGCTCGGCCCGAAGCAGAAGGAAGGCGATTTCCAGGCACCCGAGGGATTTTACAGCACCAACGCCGGCCTCTTGAATCCCGCGAGCAAGTACCACCTCTCGTTCAACATCGGCTATCCGAATGAGTTCGACCGCGCCCATGGCCGCACCGGCGCCTTCCTCATGGTGCATGGGAATCAGGTGAGCCTCGGCTGCTTTGCCATGACGGATCCGGTGATTGAGGAAATCTACCTGATCGTAGAGTCTGCCATCCACGCAGGCCAGAAGGAAGTGCCCGTGCATGTGTATCCCTTCCGCATGACGGAGGAGCGCATGCTGCAGGCGGAGACAGACGAGTCTGAGTGGCTCGGCTTCTGGAAGGACCTGCGCGAGGCGTGGGTGAAGTTTGAAGAGAAGAAGACGCTGCCCAAGGTGAAAGTGGATGCCACCGAGAAGCGGTATGTGGTGATGGAGTAG
- a CDS encoding FAD-dependent oxidoreductase: MKKHPLLTLCLAAATAGAFGAAAPLAHAAPANLFVEAESFQDQGGWVLDTQFIDIMGSPYLMAHGLGKPVKDASTTVKNATAGKYRVWVRTKNWVGPWDAPGAPGRFQVSVNGKALSKDFGTQGKDWLWEDGGEVQLPAGDTKLAIHDQTGFNGRVDAILFTNDLKFTPPAEKKELASFRHKSLGLPDEAPVTKEYDLVVVGGGYAGMGAAISGARQGLSVALIQNRPVLGGNGSSEVQVWAQGGTRRGLYPHLGEIVEEFTDRASNSPGFVEEYGDKLKEQVVRDEKNIDLYLNNHVWKVEMAKGKEKKISGAIALNVKTGEEKNIRGKFFVDCTGHGNLGALANATYTMLEKGHLGMSNMWVVSKTDKAQDWPETPWALDLEPDKDFPTPKVFKPLKNNVIGANKPAPDLSHFNVSDFLHGEWFWESGFDKHPIEELELVRDWNLRALFGAFSGLRKKDPGKYANHAFQWVAYIGGTRESRLLIGDVVLNENDIVSGKQFPDGCVPTTWDIDLHYPKEQYMTKYKDNPFISRAAFGKGVDRKNGYPIPYRSFYSKNIENLFMAGRNISVDHNALGTIRVMRTCGMMGEVVGKAAYLTVRHQTTPRGVYEQYLDNLKDLMTKPGAMRRDSIEGQLYMPANAAKLPEIVQEHIESKKLEGLVIDDEEAELTGSWSKGEGLKPYVDKGYQYTGTAGSSARFPFSVKETGTYEVRIAWQPHKNRGTTVPVSVLSADGQKDFTVDQSKPAELKQGFHSLGKFKFEAGAEAAVTFRVDGAKGNVHLDCVQVLPVK; this comes from the coding sequence ATGAAGAAGCACCCTCTCCTCACCCTCTGCCTCGCGGCGGCCACGGCCGGCGCGTTCGGTGCCGCGGCGCCGCTGGCACACGCGGCCCCGGCCAATCTGTTCGTGGAAGCTGAGTCCTTCCAGGATCAAGGCGGCTGGGTGCTCGACACGCAGTTCATCGATATCATGGGCTCGCCCTACCTCATGGCTCATGGCCTGGGCAAGCCGGTGAAGGATGCCTCCACCACCGTGAAGAACGCCACCGCTGGAAAGTACCGCGTGTGGGTCCGCACGAAGAATTGGGTAGGTCCCTGGGATGCCCCCGGAGCCCCCGGACGCTTCCAGGTCTCCGTGAATGGCAAGGCACTCAGCAAGGACTTCGGCACGCAGGGTAAGGACTGGCTCTGGGAAGATGGTGGCGAAGTGCAGCTCCCCGCCGGTGACACGAAGCTGGCCATTCATGACCAGACCGGCTTCAACGGCCGCGTGGATGCCATCCTCTTCACGAACGACCTGAAGTTCACCCCGCCTGCGGAAAAGAAGGAACTCGCCTCCTTCCGCCACAAGAGCCTCGGCCTTCCCGATGAAGCGCCTGTGACGAAGGAATACGATCTCGTGGTCGTGGGTGGTGGCTACGCTGGCATGGGCGCTGCCATCAGCGGTGCCCGCCAGGGTCTCTCCGTCGCACTCATCCAGAATCGCCCCGTGCTGGGTGGCAACGGCTCCAGCGAAGTGCAGGTCTGGGCGCAGGGCGGCACCCGCCGCGGCCTGTATCCGCACCTCGGCGAAATCGTGGAAGAATTCACCGACCGCGCCAGCAACAGCCCCGGCTTCGTGGAAGAGTACGGCGACAAGCTGAAGGAACAGGTCGTGCGCGATGAAAAGAACATCGACCTCTACCTGAACAACCATGTGTGGAAGGTGGAGATGGCGAAGGGCAAGGAGAAGAAGATCTCCGGCGCCATCGCTCTGAACGTGAAGACGGGTGAGGAGAAGAACATCCGCGGCAAGTTCTTCGTGGACTGCACGGGTCACGGCAACCTGGGTGCGCTGGCCAATGCCACCTACACCATGCTGGAAAAGGGTCACCTCGGCATGAGCAACATGTGGGTGGTGTCCAAGACGGACAAGGCACAGGATTGGCCCGAGACCCCTTGGGCGCTCGATCTGGAGCCCGACAAGGACTTCCCGACACCCAAGGTCTTCAAGCCTTTGAAGAACAATGTCATTGGCGCGAACAAGCCCGCTCCCGATCTCAGCCACTTCAATGTGTCTGACTTCCTCCACGGCGAGTGGTTCTGGGAGAGCGGCTTTGACAAGCATCCCATCGAGGAGCTCGAACTCGTGCGTGACTGGAACCTGCGCGCGCTTTTCGGCGCCTTCTCCGGTCTCCGCAAGAAGGACCCGGGCAAGTATGCGAACCACGCCTTCCAGTGGGTGGCCTACATCGGCGGCACGCGCGAGTCCCGCCTGCTCATTGGTGACGTGGTGCTGAATGAAAACGACATCGTGAGCGGCAAGCAGTTCCCGGATGGTTGCGTGCCCACCACGTGGGACATCGACCTGCACTACCCGAAGGAGCAGTACATGACCAAGTACAAGGACAATCCCTTCATCTCCCGCGCCGCCTTCGGCAAGGGCGTGGATCGCAAGAATGGCTACCCCATTCCCTACCGCTCCTTCTACTCGAAGAACATTGAGAACCTCTTCATGGCAGGCCGCAACATCTCCGTGGACCACAATGCACTGGGCACCATCCGCGTGATGCGCACCTGCGGCATGATGGGTGAAGTGGTGGGCAAGGCCGCCTACCTCACCGTGCGCCACCAGACCACCCCGCGTGGGGTGTATGAGCAGTACCTCGACAACCTCAAGGACCTCATGACCAAGCCCGGCGCCATGCGTCGCGACAGCATCGAAGGCCAGCTCTACATGCCCGCCAACGCGGCGAAGCTGCCGGAGATTGTGCAGGAGCACATTGAGTCCAAGAAGCTCGAAGGCCTGGTCATCGATGACGAAGAAGCTGAGCTCACTGGCAGCTGGAGCAAGGGCGAAGGTCTCAAGCCCTATGTGGACAAGGGCTACCAGTACACGGGTACGGCAGGCTCGAGCGCTCGCTTCCCCTTCAGCGTAAAGGAAACCGGCACCTATGAAGTGCGCATCGCCTGGCAGCCGCACAAGAACCGCGGCACCACCGTCCCGGTGAGCGTGCTCAGTGCGGATGGCCAGAAGGACTTCACGGTCGACCAGAGCAAACCCGCTGAGCTGAAGCAAGGCTTCCACTCGCTGGGCAAGTTCAAGTTCGAAGCCGGTGCTGAAGCTGCCGTGACCTTCCGTGTCGATGGCGCGAAGGGCAATGTGCACCTCGACTGCGTGCAGGTGCTGCCGGTGAAGTAA
- a CDS encoding putative Na+/H+ antiporter, translating into MEILATVLFAVAVLHTFCVQRFAHWAHQYPKGSIQENLLHFLAETEVVFGLWAATLFAGIVALKQSVHDAVVYIESLNYTEPKFVLVVMVVAATRPVVRLAESMISAVARLLPFKEAMAFYVAALTVGSLLGSFITEPAAMTLLALVLKRRYFDHGITRKFAYASLGLLFVNVSIGGTLTHFAAPPVLMVAAKWQWDTAYMFTHFGWRAALSCVASTALVAWYFRKELNALEVQAHKAQPIPAWLTTMHVLFLAAVVGFAHHPDVFFGVFMLFLGLVTATREYQDGLKLREGLLVGFFLAGLVTLGSLQAYWLKPLIESLDGATLFFGATGLTAITDNAALTYLGSLVEGIDDSLKYALVAGAVTGGGLTVIANAPNPAGVGILQKAKAFGDEGISPLGLFLGALPPTAIAMVFFWFVA; encoded by the coding sequence ATGGAAATCCTCGCCACCGTGCTTTTTGCGGTGGCCGTGTTGCATACCTTTTGCGTCCAACGCTTTGCCCACTGGGCGCACCAGTATCCGAAGGGATCCATCCAGGAGAACCTGCTGCATTTCCTCGCCGAAACGGAGGTGGTGTTTGGTTTGTGGGCGGCGACCCTATTTGCGGGCATCGTGGCGCTGAAGCAGTCCGTGCATGACGCGGTGGTTTACATCGAAAGCCTGAACTACACCGAGCCGAAGTTCGTCCTGGTGGTCATGGTGGTGGCAGCCACGCGGCCCGTGGTGCGGCTTGCGGAGAGCATGATTTCCGCCGTGGCGCGGCTGCTGCCCTTCAAGGAAGCGATGGCCTTCTACGTGGCAGCACTCACCGTGGGCTCCTTGCTCGGTTCCTTCATCACCGAGCCCGCAGCCATGACCCTGCTCGCGCTGGTGTTGAAGCGGCGCTATTTCGACCACGGCATCACGCGGAAGTTCGCCTATGCCTCACTCGGCCTGTTGTTTGTGAATGTGTCCATCGGCGGCACGCTCACGCATTTCGCCGCCCCACCCGTGCTCATGGTCGCGGCGAAGTGGCAATGGGACACTGCCTACATGTTCACCCACTTCGGCTGGCGCGCCGCGCTGAGTTGCGTGGCCTCCACCGCGCTGGTGGCCTGGTATTTCCGGAAGGAATTGAATGCACTGGAGGTGCAGGCGCACAAGGCACAGCCCATTCCCGCGTGGCTCACCACCATGCACGTGCTCTTCCTCGCGGCAGTAGTGGGCTTCGCGCATCACCCGGATGTGTTCTTCGGCGTGTTCATGCTCTTCCTCGGACTCGTGACCGCCACGCGGGAATATCAAGACGGACTCAAGCTCCGCGAAGGTCTGCTGGTAGGGTTCTTCCTCGCGGGCCTCGTCACGCTCGGTTCGCTACAGGCCTATTGGCTGAAACCACTTATCGAAAGCCTCGATGGCGCCACGCTCTTCTTCGGTGCCACGGGATTGACGGCCATCACGGACAATGCCGCGCTCACCTACTTGGGCTCGCTGGTGGAGGGAATCGATGATTCCTTAAAGTATGCCCTTGTCGCGGGTGCTGTCACCGGCGGTGGACTCACAGTTATCGCCAATGCACCCAATCCCGCTGGTGTGGGCATTCTGCAAAAAGCGAAGGCGTTCGGTGATGAAGGCATCAGTCCGCTGGGTTTGTTCCTGGGTGCGTTACCGCCCACGGCGATTGCGATGGTGTTTTTCTGGTTTGTGGCGTGA
- a CDS encoding vWA domain-containing protein: MKPIPKIFNTLILGGTTMFAFAMVNSRAEEVVVDKPKNPLTTKIEIEVVVDQKETPVQIALLLDTSNSMDGLIEQAKTQLWKIVNEFKDAKQGDKIPVVHVALYEYGNNNLSAGTNFVRQILPFTRDLDKVSDELFKLTTNGGSEYCGAVIREAIDNLAWDKSPNVYKAIFIAGNEPFTQGPVSADKTCGSAIAKGIVVNTIHCGSETDGANGGWRRGAHLAEGKFLTIDQDKAVVHVKAPQDEEITKLSIELNNTYIIYGARGKEGKDNQVRQDNNASTKASAGASVERAVSKASANYYNGGWDLVDGCKKGDVKLESVKEADLPEEMKKMKPEERAAYIEQKCAEREKLQVRIRELNKERQGYVATQQKEKGEGKTLDTAIGNAVREQASTRAEITFNK, encoded by the coding sequence ATGAAACCCATACCCAAAATTTTCAACACTCTCATCTTGGGCGGCACGACTATGTTCGCTTTTGCCATGGTGAACTCTCGTGCAGAGGAGGTCGTGGTCGACAAGCCCAAGAACCCGCTGACCACCAAGATTGAAATCGAAGTGGTCGTCGACCAGAAGGAGACGCCGGTACAGATCGCCCTCCTCCTGGATACCAGCAACAGCATGGACGGCCTCATCGAGCAGGCGAAGACGCAGCTCTGGAAGATTGTGAACGAATTCAAGGACGCGAAGCAGGGAGACAAGATTCCCGTGGTGCACGTCGCGCTCTATGAATACGGGAACAACAACCTGAGCGCAGGCACGAACTTCGTGCGGCAGATCCTGCCTTTCACCCGCGACCTGGACAAGGTGTCCGACGAACTCTTCAAGCTCACCACCAATGGTGGCAGCGAGTACTGCGGTGCGGTGATTCGCGAGGCCATCGACAATCTCGCTTGGGACAAATCTCCCAACGTGTACAAGGCCATCTTCATCGCGGGCAACGAGCCCTTCACGCAGGGGCCCGTGAGCGCGGACAAGACCTGTGGCAGCGCGATCGCGAAGGGAATCGTGGTGAATACCATCCACTGCGGCAGCGAGACGGATGGCGCCAATGGCGGCTGGAGAAGGGGCGCACACCTTGCGGAAGGCAAGTTCCTCACCATCGATCAGGACAAGGCCGTCGTTCATGTGAAGGCTCCGCAGGATGAAGAAATCACCAAGCTCAGCATTGAGCTGAACAACACCTACATCATCTACGGAGCCAGGGGCAAGGAAGGCAAGGACAACCAGGTGCGCCAGGATAATAATGCCAGCACGAAGGCCTCCGCCGGAGCCTCTGTGGAGCGTGCTGTTTCCAAAGCCTCAGCCAATTATTACAACGGAGGCTGGGATCTGGTAGACGGCTGCAAGAAGGGCGACGTGAAGCTGGAATCCGTGAAGGAAGCGGATCTCCCGGAGGAGATGAAGAAAATGAAACCCGAAGAACGCGCCGCCTATATCGAACAGAAATGCGCAGAACGCGAGAAACTGCAGGTGCGCATCCGCGAGTTGAACAAGGAACGCCAGGGCTACGTGGCCACCCAGCAGAAGGAAAAAGGCGAAGGCAAGACGCTGGATACCGCGATTGGCAACGCCGTGCGCGAGCAGGCTTCGACCCGTGCGGAGATCACGTTCAACAAGTAA
- a CDS encoding DUF4105 domain-containing protein, whose translation MNPATAHPPAAPWWRRLLLWLACTAGFFCRFILITWAALAIHYSNLPWPWLRAVLALVVAGIGIWALWLARDRRAFWVEAAVVVAVMIWWSLIPARNDRDWRPEVSVMPHAIIEGDRVRITGVRNFDYRSRTDFTVRHEEREVDLAHLTGVDFFLSTWTDKPIAHTFVSFLFDNAPPLSISIEARLEKNEKYSAIPSLFKQFELIYVVGEERDLVRVRSNYRNERVYLYHTHAGNAGARRLFLSYVEKMNQLVEKPEYYALFSNNCTVNIDRHAHREGKGMSYDPRLLINGYADRFAYAKGLLDTTVPFEDLRKQSLISEYAKAADQDPEFSKRIREHLRPKP comes from the coding sequence GTGAATCCCGCTACTGCACATCCGCCCGCAGCCCCATGGTGGCGGCGCCTGCTTTTGTGGCTGGCCTGCACCGCGGGATTTTTCTGTCGTTTCATCCTGATCACGTGGGCAGCCCTGGCAATTCATTACTCCAATCTCCCCTGGCCATGGCTGCGCGCGGTGCTGGCGCTGGTGGTTGCGGGCATCGGCATCTGGGCGCTGTGGCTGGCGAGAGATCGCCGCGCCTTCTGGGTAGAAGCAGCCGTGGTGGTGGCCGTGATGATCTGGTGGTCCCTCATTCCCGCGCGAAATGACCGCGACTGGCGGCCGGAGGTCAGCGTGATGCCCCACGCCATCATCGAGGGTGATCGCGTGAGGATCACAGGCGTGCGGAACTTTGACTACCGCTCTCGTACGGACTTCACCGTGCGCCATGAGGAACGCGAGGTGGATCTCGCGCATCTCACGGGCGTGGACTTTTTTCTCTCCACGTGGACAGACAAGCCAATCGCCCACACGTTCGTGAGCTTCCTTTTTGACAACGCCCCGCCGTTGAGCATTTCCATCGAAGCGCGGCTGGAGAAGAACGAGAAGTACTCTGCCATCCCCTCACTGTTCAAGCAGTTCGAGCTCATCTATGTGGTGGGTGAGGAGCGGGACCTTGTCCGCGTGCGCAGCAACTATCGCAACGAGCGTGTGTATCTCTACCATACCCACGCTGGGAATGCGGGCGCGCGACGTCTCTTTCTTTCCTATGTGGAGAAGATGAACCAGCTCGTGGAGAAGCCGGAGTACTACGCGCTCTTCAGCAACAACTGCACGGTAAACATCGATCGCCATGCCCACCGCGAAGGCAAGGGAATGAGCTACGACCCGCGTCTGCTCATCAATGGCTATGCGGATCGCTTTGCGTATGCGAAAGGGCTGCTGGATACCACGGTGCCATTTGAGGACTTGCGCAAGCAGTCACTCATCAGCGAATACGCAAAGGCGGCGGATCAGGATCCGGAGTTCTCCAAGCGCATCCGCGAGCACCTGAGGCCAAAGCCGTGA